A single Natranaerobius thermophilus JW/NM-WN-LF DNA region contains:
- a CDS encoding transcription repressor NadR, which translates to MDAEQRRKQILNLLSAETPVTGSQLGEKFDVSRQVIVQDIALLRAQGYQIMATPQGYINQSEKDSQNSHIITIASKHEREDIKEELETIVDLGGTILDVMVEHPIYGELKGQLMVKSRRDVQMFLDKLENTQANPLATLTQGVHLHTIEVPSQEAAQEIKTVLKERNFLVKEDG; encoded by the coding sequence ATGGATGCAGAACAAAGAAGGAAACAAATCCTAAACCTGCTGTCTGCAGAAACTCCAGTGACAGGGAGCCAATTGGGTGAAAAGTTTGATGTCAGTAGACAAGTGATAGTTCAGGATATTGCTTTGTTAAGGGCCCAGGGATATCAAATCATGGCAACTCCCCAGGGATATATCAATCAATCTGAAAAGGATTCCCAAAATAGCCATATCATAACAATCGCCAGCAAACACGAACGAGAGGATATTAAGGAGGAATTAGAAACCATAGTTGATTTGGGAGGAACAATTTTAGATGTCATGGTGGAACATCCTATCTATGGTGAGCTTAAGGGACAACTAATGGTGAAATCCCGTAGAGATGTGCAAATGTTTTTAGATAAACTAGAAAATACCCAGGCAAATCCGCTGGCTACCCTAACCCAGGGTGTTCATTTGCATACTATAGAAGTCCCCAGTCAAGAAGCGGCTCAGGAAATCAAAACAGTCTTAAAGGAAAGAAATTTTCTAGTCAAAGAAGATGGCTAG
- the nadA gene encoding quinolinate synthase NadA: protein MNKFNTSQEEVLKQIRDLKKQVDAIILAHNYQLPQVQKVADFVGDSFELCKTAREVDSSVIIFCGVHFMAEGAKVLAPEKQVIIPDNNAGCPLADMASPEQVREIKKEFPETPVVAYVNTSAEVKAESHICCTSSNAVDVVNSLDSDSVIFLPDQNLADYVSKYTDKQVIPWNGYCISHVRVSTEEIEETRKYYPEAPILVHPECPHEIKETADYIMGTGGMVKFARETEHSTMIIGTEEGLVHRLKRENPAKNFYLLSPSFFCSNMKKITPQEVLHSLKNLAPEIEVAEETRVKAYQALNNMLRATQ from the coding sequence ATGAATAAATTTAATACTAGTCAAGAGGAAGTTTTAAAGCAAATCCGCGACTTAAAAAAACAGGTTGATGCCATCATCTTGGCTCATAATTACCAACTTCCCCAAGTTCAAAAAGTAGCAGATTTCGTAGGAGATTCCTTTGAACTCTGTAAAACAGCTCGGGAAGTGGATAGTTCAGTGATTATATTTTGTGGGGTTCATTTCATGGCAGAAGGAGCTAAAGTCCTGGCACCGGAAAAACAGGTGATTATCCCAGACAATAATGCAGGATGTCCTCTGGCAGACATGGCTAGTCCAGAACAGGTTAGAGAGATAAAGAAAGAGTTTCCTGAAACCCCTGTAGTGGCGTATGTTAATACCAGTGCCGAAGTTAAAGCTGAAAGCCACATTTGTTGTACTTCATCTAATGCAGTGGATGTAGTTAATTCCCTCGATTCTGATTCTGTTATCTTTTTACCAGATCAAAATCTAGCTGATTATGTATCTAAATATACCGATAAACAGGTGATTCCATGGAATGGCTATTGTATTTCCCATGTACGAGTATCTACTGAAGAAATAGAAGAGACGAGAAAATATTATCCTGAAGCACCCATATTAGTACATCCTGAATGTCCTCACGAAATTAAAGAAACAGCCGATTATATCATGGGCACTGGAGGTATGGTGAAATTCGCCAGAGAAACAGAACATTCCACTATGATTATCGGAACAGAAGAAGGATTAGTTCATCGGTTGAAGAGAGAAAATCCCGCTAAAAACTTTTATCTACTAAGCCCAAGCTTTTTCTGTTCTAATATGAAAAAAATCACACCTCAGGAAGTGCTCCACTCCTTAAAAAACTTGGCTCCAGAAATAGAAGTAGCGGAAGAAACGCGGGTCAAGGCATATCAAGCCTTGAATAACATGTTGAGAGCTACACAATAA
- a CDS encoding L-aspartate oxidase, protein MSAIISIHHFPVIVLGSGISGMCAALKAGLKKGQECETATALISQGDESLTNTYLAQGGIAAALKDIDSPYQHYKDTLQASSGLTNPDIVHMLAEGGPETIDQLEQLGVEFDKDQRGDYKLAKEGAHSYRRILRCGGDRSGQQIAVKLADKIINCPYIARFNCHKLLKLLVIQGTCMGAITLDDEGEFHLFFSDSTILATGGYGGLFEKTSNQPGALGDAIGEALLQGATVADLEFVQFHPTGLEIKDIPSQGKETNHYPASNYYYPAFTNQYPLISEAVRGEKALLINDTGRRIMDGVHPLEELAPRDVVSATIYQYQQAGSRVYLDATHLNTGYVEQRFPGISSMLKKYGLDLARDRIPVTPAAHYTIGGILTPFGISTGIKGLFAAGEATSSGVHGANRLASNSLLEGAFFGFMAGKRALELHLHYKEKSRSNSSERTLFNNHEKNKFIKQIQKNFSQAVEHLTDNDKDVFFHDSDFNQKFIAQIQNIMWTKAGVIRDESKLQEGLIQLKTLEQEYFKSLPKNLQKLQQHNLQLSPLPKVILLAKKIIEASLRRRENRGVHKRREYLQIPEQNPDKFLFRQAYNISKGWFKYDNGSYRLVR, encoded by the coding sequence ATGTCTGCAATAATTTCAATACACCATTTTCCCGTTATTGTTCTAGGTTCAGGCATTTCCGGCATGTGTGCCGCTTTAAAGGCAGGGCTAAAAAAAGGGCAAGAATGTGAAACAGCTACAGCTTTGATTTCTCAAGGAGATGAATCCCTGACCAATACTTACCTAGCCCAGGGCGGCATAGCTGCCGCCCTTAAAGATATAGACAGCCCGTACCAACATTATAAAGATACTTTACAGGCATCTTCGGGTCTCACCAACCCGGATATTGTTCATATGCTTGCAGAAGGTGGACCAGAAACAATTGATCAACTTGAACAGTTGGGTGTTGAATTTGATAAAGACCAGCGTGGGGATTACAAACTGGCCAAAGAAGGAGCACATTCTTACCGTAGGATATTACGATGCGGAGGTGATCGTAGCGGTCAGCAAATAGCAGTGAAATTAGCGGACAAAATTATAAATTGCCCATATATTGCCAGATTTAACTGCCACAAACTACTAAAACTTTTAGTAATACAAGGTACCTGCATGGGAGCTATTACTCTTGATGATGAAGGTGAATTCCATCTATTTTTCTCTGATAGTACTATTTTGGCAACTGGGGGTTATGGAGGTTTATTTGAAAAGACTTCCAATCAACCAGGGGCCCTAGGTGATGCCATTGGTGAAGCATTATTACAAGGAGCTACAGTGGCAGATTTAGAATTTGTTCAATTCCATCCCACTGGGCTAGAAATTAAAGATATACCTTCCCAGGGAAAAGAAACAAACCATTATCCTGCAAGCAATTATTATTATCCTGCTTTTACAAATCAATATCCGTTAATTTCAGAGGCAGTCAGAGGTGAAAAGGCCCTATTAATTAACGATACAGGCCGAAGAATCATGGATGGAGTACATCCTTTAGAAGAACTGGCGCCTCGTGATGTAGTATCAGCAACCATTTATCAGTATCAACAAGCTGGATCAAGGGTGTATCTAGACGCTACACATCTAAATACCGGCTATGTTGAACAAAGATTCCCGGGAATTTCATCTATGCTAAAAAAATATGGATTAGACTTGGCCAGGGATCGGATTCCCGTCACTCCGGCAGCTCATTACACCATAGGAGGTATTTTAACCCCTTTTGGTATTTCGACCGGCATCAAGGGATTATTTGCCGCTGGAGAGGCAACGTCCTCGGGAGTACATGGCGCCAATAGACTTGCCAGTAACTCTCTTCTGGAAGGTGCTTTCTTTGGATTCATGGCTGGGAAACGAGCTTTAGAGTTACATCTTCACTATAAAGAAAAATCCAGATCAAATAGTTCAGAGAGAACTTTATTTAATAATCATGAAAAAAATAAATTTATAAAACAAATTCAAAAAAACTTTTCCCAGGCTGTCGAACATCTCACGGACAATGATAAAGATGTCTTTTTTCATGATAGTGATTTTAACCAAAAATTTATCGCTCAAATTCAAAACATTATGTGGACAAAGGCAGGAGTAATCAGAGATGAAAGCAAGTTACAAGAAGGTTTAATTCAGCTAAAAACCTTGGAGCAAGAATATTTTAAGTCACTGCCAAAAAACTTACAAAAACTGCAACAGCATAATTTGCAGTTATCTCCCCTTCCCAAAGTAATCCTGTTGGCAAAAAAAATTATAGAAGCCTCGCTGAGACGCAGAGAAAATAGGGGTGTACACAAAAGAAGGGAGTATCTTCAAATACCCGAACAAAACCCTGATAAATTTTTGTTTAGACAAGCTTACAATATTTCGAAAGGATGGTTTAAATATGACAATGGTTCGTATAGACTGGTTAGATAA
- the nadC gene encoding carboxylating nicotinate-nucleotide diphosphorylase → MTMVRIDWLDKVIDRALEEDLGSSSDLTTSAVVNYNNDLSSDNQGDHLNSSTFNQGEQGKQGTGMITAKEEGILAGSFVVTRVFQKLSDQINCQILIPDGQRVLSGQDIMQVTGPLAPILTAERLALNFYQRLSGIATETRKLVDLITPYSCELLDTRKTTPGLRPLEKYAVRMGGGTNHRMGLYDGVMIKDNHKKASGSITEAIRRVKNTVGPMVKISVEATNQKEAEEAYQHGADIILLDNMSTNQLVQITKKLSGKVLLEASGNISSDNISEIARTGVDYISSGSITHSAESLDLSFNLVEF, encoded by the coding sequence ATGACAATGGTTCGTATAGACTGGTTAGATAAAGTGATTGACAGGGCCTTAGAAGAAGATTTGGGAAGCAGCTCAGACCTGACCACTTCGGCTGTTGTGAACTATAATAATGATCTCTCAAGCGACAATCAAGGTGATCATTTAAATTCTTCCACATTCAACCAAGGGGAACAAGGGAAGCAAGGGACAGGAATGATCACTGCCAAGGAAGAAGGAATCTTAGCTGGTAGCTTTGTTGTAACAAGAGTTTTTCAAAAGTTATCTGATCAGATTAACTGCCAAATACTTATACCGGACGGTCAAAGAGTCTTATCAGGCCAGGATATTATGCAAGTGACAGGGCCTTTAGCGCCCATTTTAACAGCTGAACGGTTGGCCCTGAATTTTTATCAACGCCTTTCCGGCATTGCCACAGAAACCAGGAAGTTAGTAGATCTAATCACACCCTATTCTTGTGAACTTTTAGATACTCGTAAAACCACCCCAGGACTTAGGCCACTAGAAAAGTATGCTGTTAGAATGGGCGGTGGTACAAATCATAGAATGGGGCTTTATGATGGTGTTATGATCAAAGACAATCACAAAAAAGCTTCCGGATCTATCACGGAAGCGATTAGAAGAGTTAAAAACACAGTAGGCCCTATGGTCAAAATATCGGTGGAAGCTACCAACCAAAAGGAAGCAGAAGAAGCTTATCAACACGGGGCAGATATCATCCTTTTAGATAATATGTCAACAAATCAATTAGTTCAAATTACAAAAAAGCTCTCTGGTAAAGTACTTCTGGAGGCCTCGGGAAATATCAGTAGTGACAATATTTCAGAAATAGCCAGAACAGGTGTTGATTATATTTCTTCAGGGAGTATTACTCATTCCGCTGAATCCCTGGATTTGAGCTTTAATTTAGTTGAATTTTAA
- a CDS encoding radical SAM protein, giving the protein MSSIFGPVPSRRLGRSLGIDLVPFKTCSYNCIYCQLGSDQDTTINRDYYVSPKVVLSEFTEVINKKLTGIDYITFSGSGEPTLHKGIGDIIAKVKEISNLPVAVITNGSLLDNPKVRQDLSRADLVMPSLDAATKDVFQKINCPHPDIEFSHMVEGISEFCDEFQGITWLETFLVDNINDDVDNLNKIVEMLMQIKTNKIHINTVARPPAMDNVNPSWACDKLRQKLIEAGKDSQRVEIAEPNNPNIKNESDGESDYERQANLITKHDDSIRAQIIKALKRRPCTLEDLTTVLQVHPQEIIKSLDALFNENQIESGYHHGTVFYEYQN; this is encoded by the coding sequence GTGAGTTCTATTTTTGGACCAGTACCATCAAGAAGGCTCGGAAGGTCATTAGGTATTGATCTCGTTCCTTTCAAGACTTGTAGCTATAATTGTATTTATTGTCAATTGGGTTCAGATCAAGACACTACCATAAACAGAGATTATTATGTTTCCCCGAAAGTTGTATTGTCTGAATTCACAGAAGTGATTAATAAAAAGTTAACAGGTATTGATTATATTACTTTTTCCGGAAGTGGTGAACCAACACTTCATAAAGGAATTGGTGACATAATTGCCAAAGTTAAAGAAATTTCAAATTTACCTGTAGCCGTTATAACTAATGGTTCTTTACTAGACAATCCAAAAGTAAGGCAAGATTTAAGTCGTGCAGATTTAGTTATGCCATCTCTAGATGCGGCAACTAAAGATGTCTTTCAGAAAATTAATTGCCCTCACCCTGATATTGAATTTTCTCATATGGTTGAGGGCATTAGTGAATTTTGTGATGAGTTTCAGGGCATCACTTGGCTAGAAACTTTTCTGGTTGATAATATAAATGATGATGTTGATAATTTAAATAAGATTGTAGAGATGCTAATGCAAATTAAGACAAACAAAATTCATATTAATACTGTTGCCCGGCCACCAGCCATGGATAATGTTAATCCATCATGGGCTTGTGACAAATTGCGTCAAAAGCTAATAGAAGCGGGTAAAGATTCACAACGGGTTGAAATAGCTGAACCCAATAACCCTAATATAAAAAATGAGTCTGATGGCGAGTCTGATTATGAAAGACAAGCTAATCTTATAACTAAACATGACGATTCGATTAGAGCTCAGATAATCAAAGCATTAAAACGTCGCCCTTGTACTCTAGAGGATTTGACAACAGTTTTGCAGGTTCATCCTCAGGAAATAATTAAAAGTTTAGATGCATTGTTTAATGAGAATCAGATAGAATCCGGTTATCATCATGGGACAGTTTTTTATGAGTATCAAAACTAG
- a CDS encoding DUF134 domain-containing protein has translation MPRPPRKRTVEFVPEINYFKPAGVPLRELQEEVLNVDELEAVRLKDIEGLDQQDAAKKMNVSRSTFQLILTNAREKISKALVSGKAIRIEGGIYQVRDCQCGCEQHRHRGGPKSS, from the coding sequence ATGCCCAGACCTCCTAGAAAACGTACGGTAGAGTTTGTTCCAGAGATTAATTACTTTAAGCCTGCAGGTGTTCCTCTGCGAGAATTACAAGAGGAAGTATTAAACGTAGATGAGTTGGAAGCGGTTCGTTTAAAAGATATTGAGGGCCTGGACCAACAAGATGCAGCTAAGAAAATGAATGTATCCAGATCAACCTTTCAATTAATATTGACCAATGCCAGAGAGAAGATTTCCAAAGCTTTGGTTTCCGGAAAAGCTATTCGGATAGAGGGTGGTATTTACCAGGTTCGTGATTGTCAATGTGGATGTGAACAGCATAGGCATAGAGGAGGACCTAAAAGCTCCTAG
- a CDS encoding 4Fe-4S binding protein translates to MNITIASGKGGTGKTFLATNLAYVLHLKRLESGFDFNSRVTYLDCDVEEPNGHLFLSPTDVKKENVEITAPVSIDQEKCTGCGECSQICVFNALVSINQEILLFPELCHACGACNLACPNSAIQEGNRSVGTLFHGRGKGVPMHYGAVNQGQGGMTPRMIKEVKKFANCDINILDAPPGTACPAVETVKDSDLCVLVTDLTPFGLHDLKLSVEMCREIGIEPVVVINRSGGEDPGVHDYCQREKLHIIGEIPNDRRIAELYSRGELAVEEFNDYQKMFSKLSSELLQYLNLQKVSIDKGQVQAQDQNQAAQDQSRPKDQSWPQDQPKDQPQNQSENQDGKLDLEQDYKDKGSGEFRELVVISGKGGTGKTSLTASLVSLANKAVVADCDVDASDLPLVLNPNIMEQGDFSGGYLARIDSNECSGCGKCYQVCRFAAITFQEREGEDKQKYQIDPLNCEGCGACRLVCQSDAIKLEPAINGEWYKSKISQGAMSHARLGIAEENSGKLVTLTRTKAKELASFDNVTEGLLDGSPGTGCPVIASLTGTEYAVVVTEPTVSGLHDLERVLELCSHFQVPAGVIINKYDINKEMTETIINRIEELNVNYLGCLPYDEQVTEAQLKGQTIVDYNTHCDTSKKIKEIFSRLSSEVQKY, encoded by the coding sequence ATGAATATTACTATAGCCAGTGGTAAAGGTGGAACCGGAAAGACCTTTTTAGCTACCAATCTAGCTTATGTTTTGCATTTAAAACGACTAGAATCGGGCTTTGATTTTAATAGTCGAGTGACATACTTGGATTGTGATGTGGAAGAACCCAATGGACATTTATTTCTCTCTCCCACAGACGTTAAAAAAGAAAATGTTGAAATAACCGCACCAGTAAGTATTGATCAGGAAAAGTGTACTGGCTGCGGTGAGTGCAGCCAGATATGTGTTTTTAATGCACTAGTCTCCATTAATCAGGAAATTTTACTGTTTCCCGAACTATGTCATGCCTGTGGTGCCTGTAATTTGGCCTGTCCTAATTCAGCTATACAAGAAGGGAATCGGTCCGTGGGAACTTTGTTCCACGGCCGTGGTAAAGGTGTTCCCATGCATTATGGCGCTGTTAATCAGGGTCAGGGTGGCATGACGCCTAGAATGATCAAGGAGGTTAAGAAATTTGCCAATTGTGATATTAATATATTGGACGCACCACCTGGAACTGCCTGTCCAGCGGTAGAAACAGTTAAAGATAGTGATTTATGTGTACTGGTTACCGATCTAACACCCTTTGGTTTGCATGATCTCAAGTTATCAGTAGAGATGTGCAGAGAAATTGGAATTGAGCCAGTGGTGGTCATAAATAGAAGCGGCGGTGAAGACCCGGGAGTACATGACTATTGTCAAAGGGAAAAATTGCACATCATAGGTGAGATTCCCAATGACAGGAGGATAGCAGAGCTCTATTCCCGGGGTGAACTGGCTGTTGAGGAATTTAATGATTATCAGAAAATGTTTTCGAAACTTTCTTCCGAACTGTTGCAATACTTAAATTTACAAAAGGTGAGTATAGACAAAGGTCAAGTACAGGCTCAGGATCAGAACCAGGCCGCCCAGGATCAGTCCCGGCCCAAGGATCAGTCCTGGCCCCAGGATCAGCCCAAGGATCAGCCCCAGAATCAGTCCGAGAATCAGGATGGTAAATTAGATTTAGAACAGGATTATAAGGATAAAGGCTCCGGAGAGTTTCGTGAGCTAGTTGTAATTAGTGGGAAAGGTGGGACTGGAAAGACTTCCTTAACAGCCTCTCTGGTTTCATTGGCTAATAAGGCCGTTGTGGCAGATTGTGATGTAGATGCTTCAGATTTACCCTTGGTCTTAAATCCAAATATCATGGAGCAGGGAGATTTCAGCGGTGGATACTTGGCTCGGATTGATAGCAATGAATGTAGTGGTTGTGGTAAATGTTATCAGGTATGCCGCTTTGCAGCAATAACATTTCAAGAAAGAGAGGGGGAAGATAAACAAAAATATCAAATTGACCCTCTCAACTGTGAGGGCTGTGGTGCTTGTCGCTTGGTGTGTCAAAGTGACGCTATCAAGTTGGAGCCAGCAATTAACGGCGAATGGTATAAATCGAAAATTTCTCAAGGAGCCATGTCCCACGCTCGTTTAGGTATTGCTGAAGAAAATTCGGGCAAATTAGTTACATTGACCCGAACAAAGGCCAAAGAACTTGCCAGCTTTGATAACGTCACGGAGGGATTATTGGATGGATCCCCTGGTACCGGATGTCCAGTGATAGCATCATTAACAGGTACTGAATATGCCGTGGTAGTTACTGAACCAACTGTTTCTGGACTACATGATTTGGAGCGGGTTCTGGAATTGTGTAGTCACTTTCAAGTTCCTGCAGGTGTGATAATTAACAAGTACGATATCAATAAAGAAATGACTGAGACCATTATTAACAGAATAGAGGAATTGAATGTTAATTATTTAGGCTGTTTACCTTATGACGAACAGGTTACTGAAGCCCAGTTAAAGGGGCAAACCATTGTAGACTATAATACTCATTGTGATACCTCAAAAAAAATCAAAGAAATTTTTTCTCGTCTGAGCTCTGAAGTCCAGAAATACTGA
- a CDS encoding DUF5320 domain-containing protein, with amino-acid sequence MPGGDGTGPMGRGPMRGRLTGYCAGYETPGFSYPGSKRNKASDTRRTGGGRRSGFRHMYYATGLPGWARSGMVVEGLPAYNQESVHDDFDMDSEREKKILKSQVKALKGQLNKINKRIEELESLQEQS; translated from the coding sequence ATGCCAGGAGGAGATGGAACTGGTCCTATGGGTAGAGGGCCAATGCGTGGACGATTAACTGGATATTGTGCTGGATATGAAACACCTGGTTTTTCGTATCCAGGGTCTAAAAGAAACAAAGCTAGTGATACAAGAAGAACTGGTGGCGGAAGAAGAAGTGGTTTTCGCCACATGTATTATGCTACTGGCCTACCAGGATGGGCCAGGTCAGGGATGGTTGTAGAAGGTTTACCGGCCTATAATCAGGAAAGTGTACATGATGATTTCGATATGGACAGCGAAAGGGAAAAAAAGATTCTTAAAAGTCAGGTCAAAGCTTTAAAAGGCCAATTAAACAAAATCAACAAGCGAATAGAAGAACTCGAATCTTTACAGGAACAAAGCTAA
- a CDS encoding NifB/NifX family molybdenum-iron cluster-binding protein, translating to MKVAVATEQGCVASHFGRCSEYTIAEIGEGHIENQQVILNPGHKPGFLPNYLFKLNVDCVISGGMGMKARNLFSEMGIETIVGVEGDVDEILNLYLKGELLGTEAYCDH from the coding sequence ATGAAAGTAGCAGTAGCAACAGAACAGGGATGTGTAGCCTCTCATTTTGGTAGATGTTCTGAATATACCATAGCTGAAATAGGCGAGGGACACATCGAAAATCAACAGGTAATATTAAATCCCGGGCATAAACCCGGCTTTTTACCTAATTATTTGTTTAAATTAAATGTTGATTGTGTCATTTCAGGTGGTATGGGCATGAAAGCCAGGAACTTATTTTCCGAGATGGGTATTGAGACCATCGTGGGAGTAGAAGGCGATGTAGATGAAATTTTAAATTTATATTTAAAAGGGGAACTTTTGGGGACGGAAGCTTATTGTGATCACTAA
- a CDS encoding NifB/NifX family molybdenum-iron cluster-binding protein: MIAITAKGENAESPMDAYLDQRFGRCEYFVLYRQNDDEVEILPNRARNSDSGAGVRAAQLIADQGVKVIITGKVGPKAMRALQASNVDVYTEATGTVRTALEEYQQGQLKMEKYQ, from the coding sequence ATGATTGCAATAACTGCAAAAGGGGAAAATGCTGAGTCACCCATGGATGCTTATCTTGATCAACGTTTTGGGCGATGTGAATACTTTGTTCTTTATAGACAGAATGATGATGAAGTAGAAATATTGCCTAATCGAGCAAGGAATTCCGATAGTGGAGCTGGTGTCAGAGCTGCTCAATTGATAGCAGATCAGGGTGTTAAAGTGATTATCACTGGCAAAGTAGGTCCAAAGGCTATGAGAGCACTACAAGCTTCAAATGTAGATGTTTATACAGAAGCAACAGGAACGGTTAGAACTGCCTTGGAGGAATATCAACAGGGCCAACTCAAAATGGAAAAGTATCAATAG
- a CDS encoding IS6-like element ISNth1 family transposase, producing MTKVVCPRCNNNCSDKFYKFGFDNHGHQKYQCQECFSQFAPKTLSKGGDKRGPNMPRKYPSCPKCGKATFLHHDYEFYSNLRCCDKSCNHSFYVPKPQSIPEPSQLDINGKVDFSNMRHPLHTIIRALYLYFINGSSTRGVSQFLLDCEGIKVSHVTIADWTKKFAPLFLYISRYLKPIDLDSSDEWHVDETVIKIKGQRFYAWTVIDAETRFVLAFHLSPYRDSQAAFKVLNYAKKHFGRPHSIVTDRYWAYNAPIKVLFPNSNHIRVKSFQDDISNNLIESFFQIFKSWVKQRRGFASFQSANKLIAVFVFAFNFVRTSNVLNQSTPAQVAGINYSNRNRTFWLLHSNNAA from the coding sequence ATGACTAAAGTTGTATGCCCTAGATGCAATAACAACTGCTCTGACAAGTTTTATAAGTTTGGTTTTGATAATCATGGTCATCAAAAGTATCAATGTCAAGAATGTTTTAGTCAGTTTGCACCTAAGACACTTTCTAAAGGCGGGGATAAAAGAGGCCCTAATATGCCTCGCAAATATCCCTCTTGCCCTAAATGCGGGAAAGCTACGTTTTTACATCACGACTATGAATTTTATTCTAATTTGAGGTGTTGTGACAAAAGCTGTAATCATTCTTTCTATGTCCCTAAACCTCAAAGTATTCCTGAACCTTCGCAACTTGATATTAACGGCAAAGTAGACTTCTCTAACATGAGACATCCTCTTCATACTATTATTCGAGCTCTTTACCTGTACTTCATTAATGGCAGCTCTACTAGAGGTGTCTCTCAATTCCTTCTTGATTGTGAAGGAATTAAAGTGTCTCATGTTACTATTGCTGACTGGACTAAAAAGTTTGCACCTCTTTTTCTTTATATCTCTAGATATCTTAAACCTATTGATCTAGACTCTTCTGATGAGTGGCATGTTGACGAAACTGTAATTAAAATTAAAGGCCAAAGATTCTACGCCTGGACTGTTATTGATGCTGAAACTAGATTTGTACTTGCATTTCATCTATCTCCTTACAGAGATAGCCAGGCTGCTTTTAAAGTGCTGAACTATGCTAAGAAACATTTTGGACGACCTCATAGTATCGTCACAGATAGATATTGGGCTTACAATGCTCCAATTAAAGTTCTGTTTCCAAACTCTAATCACATCAGAGTCAAGTCTTTTCAAGATGATATCTCTAATAACTTAATTGAATCTTTTTTTCAGATTTTCAAAAGCTGGGTTAAGCAACGCAGAGGATTTGCTTCTTTCCAGTCAGCCAACAAGTTGATTGCGGTATTTGTGTTTGCTTTTAACTTTGTTAGGACAAGCAATGTTTTGAATCAGTCTACTCCTGCTCAAGTTGCTGGGATTAATTACTCTAATCGTAATAGGACTTTTTGGCTTTTACATAGTAATAATGCCGCTTGA